A stretch of Paenibacillus sp. URB8-2 DNA encodes these proteins:
- a CDS encoding NAD(+) synthase has translation MKQLQNFGFSRVAAASPELRVADCIFNADKIMEVIEQADKQQVEYLVLPELCITGYTCADLFMQRRLLDSALEALLAIAGKTAGLNMVVIAGLPIEIRGRLYNCAAVIQNGSILGIVPKTCIPGYSEFYEPRWFAGAEELETAEFRIGGASVPIGSDLMFVCDGNSNLVFGVEICEDLWVPVPPSSRLAQAGAVLLFNPSASNELVGKADYRRQLVSSQSASCVAGYVYAGSNTGESSTDVVFGGHSIIAENGQTLAESDRFTHESRITVADIDIPKIHYSRMIMGTFRGGRGGADYREIAFGNPARQSDSPRGLARQVVTNPFVPGNPLQRDERCQEILSIQTSGLMKRIRHIGTKQAVIGISGGLDSTLALLVAVKAMQLLGRPASDVLAVTMPGFGTTNRTYDNAVGLIKALGASMKIVDIKAACLQHFADIGHDKDVHDLTYENVQARERTQILMDLANKNGGIVIGTGDLSELALGWCTYNGDHMSMYGVNSGIPKTLIKYVVQWYADHEADETAAKFLYDIIATGISPELLPPSPDGEIAQLTENILGPYDVHDFYLYHMLRTGAPPAKILYLAEHAFGDTFTREQLVQWMRVFYSRFFSQQFKRSCLPDGPKVGTVSLSPRGDWRMPSDASASLWLREVEEL, from the coding sequence GTGAAACAATTGCAGAATTTCGGTTTCTCAAGAGTCGCCGCTGCTTCCCCTGAACTTCGGGTTGCCGACTGTATATTTAATGCCGATAAAATTATGGAAGTTATTGAACAAGCGGACAAGCAACAGGTGGAATACCTTGTTCTGCCGGAGCTCTGCATCACCGGCTATACATGCGCGGATTTGTTCATGCAGCGCCGGCTGCTTGACTCCGCCCTGGAGGCGCTGCTCGCCATCGCCGGCAAGACCGCGGGCCTGAACATGGTCGTGATTGCCGGCCTTCCCATCGAAATCAGAGGGCGGCTCTATAATTGCGCCGCCGTTATTCAGAACGGAAGCATTCTAGGGATTGTGCCGAAGACCTGCATTCCCGGATACAGCGAGTTCTACGAGCCCCGGTGGTTTGCCGGAGCCGAAGAGCTGGAGACGGCGGAGTTCCGCATCGGGGGAGCTTCAGTTCCGATCGGCAGCGATCTCATGTTTGTCTGCGACGGAAATTCCAACCTTGTCTTCGGTGTGGAAATCTGCGAGGATCTGTGGGTTCCCGTTCCTCCGAGTAGCCGGCTGGCCCAGGCGGGAGCGGTGCTGCTGTTCAACCCGTCCGCCAGCAACGAGCTCGTTGGCAAGGCCGATTACCGGCGGCAGCTTGTCAGCAGCCAATCCGCGTCCTGTGTGGCGGGATACGTCTACGCCGGCAGCAATACCGGCGAATCGTCGACGGACGTCGTCTTCGGCGGCCATTCCATCATCGCCGAGAACGGACAGACGCTGGCGGAATCCGACCGGTTCACCCATGAGAGCCGGATCACCGTCGCCGACATCGACATTCCGAAAATCCATTATTCCCGTATGATAATGGGAACCTTCCGGGGCGGCCGGGGCGGTGCCGATTACCGCGAGATTGCATTCGGCAATCCCGCCCGCCAGAGCGATTCGCCCCGGGGCCTGGCCCGCCAAGTGGTCACCAATCCCTTTGTTCCGGGCAATCCGCTGCAGCGGGACGAGCGCTGCCAGGAAATTCTGTCGATCCAGACCTCCGGCCTGATGAAGCGCATCCGCCACATCGGCACCAAACAGGCGGTCATCGGCATTTCCGGCGGACTCGATTCCACGCTCGCGCTGCTGGTCGCGGTAAAAGCGATGCAGCTTCTTGGACGCCCGGCGAGCGACGTGCTTGCCGTCACGATGCCCGGCTTCGGAACGACGAACCGGACGTATGATAATGCCGTCGGTCTGATCAAGGCCCTGGGCGCTTCGATGAAGATCGTTGATATCAAGGCCGCCTGCTTGCAGCATTTCGCGGATATCGGGCATGACAAGGATGTTCACGATTTGACCTACGAGAACGTCCAAGCCAGGGAACGGACGCAGATTCTGATGGATCTCGCCAACAAGAACGGCGGCATCGTCATCGGCACCGGCGACCTGTCCGAGCTGGCTCTCGGCTGGTGTACCTACAACGGCGACCATATGTCCATGTACGGCGTCAATTCGGGAATCCCGAAGACACTGATCAAATATGTCGTCCAGTGGTATGCCGACCACGAGGCGGACGAAACCGCCGCCAAGTTCCTGTATGATATTATCGCCACGGGGATCAGTCCGGAGCTGCTGCCGCCTTCGCCGGATGGCGAAATCGCGCAGCTCACGGAAAATATTCTCGGACCTTATGATGTGCATGATTTCTACCTGTATCATATGCTCAGAACGGGCGCTCCGCCTGCGAAAATTCTGTATCTCGCTGAGCATGCTTTTGGCGATACCTTCACAAGGGAGCAGCTGGTACAGTGGATGCGCGTGTTCTACAGCCGCTTCTTCTCCCAGCAGTTTAAACGCTCCTGCCTGCCGGA
- a CDS encoding DoxX family protein, which produces MAPFIVLIVSFVLFRMLGLLGLTPFDGWHPSLQAAAAVMLLLTASAHWGKRRADLVRMVPSSFPRPGLIATITGLLEIAGAVGLLFSATSQAASWCLAALLIAMFPANVHAAKKKLTIGGRPVPGLLVRSLLQLVFIAAVLLSG; this is translated from the coding sequence ATGGCGCCTTTCATTGTTCTTATTGTTTCTTTCGTGCTGTTCCGTATGCTCGGCCTGCTCGGCCTCACCCCTTTCGACGGCTGGCATCCGTCGCTGCAGGCGGCTGCAGCCGTCATGCTGCTCCTCACCGCTTCCGCCCACTGGGGAAAACGCAGAGCCGACTTGGTCCGCATGGTTCCTTCCTCTTTTCCAAGGCCCGGACTTATCGCTACCATTACCGGCTTGCTTGAGATTGCCGGCGCTGTCGGCCTTCTCTTTTCCGCCACTTCGCAGGCTGCATCATGGTGTTTGGCGGCGCTGCTGATCGCAATGTTTCCCGCCAATGTGCATGCTGCCAAAAAGAAGCTGACCATTGGCGGCAGGCCGGTTCCAGGACTGCTTGTCCGATCTCTGCTCCAGCTGGTGTTTATCGCGGCCGTCCTGTTATCGGGGTAG
- a CDS encoding LysR family transcriptional regulator — translation MDIRQLKYFLTIAEEGQITSAARKLQMAQPPLSQQLKQLEEELGVKLVERGPRSIQLTDAGVILRNRAQQILDLADATTREIGDYVKGLTGTLSIGTVSSSGAALLQDRLCEFHRTYEGVKFEIHEGNTFKIIDLLGKGIVELGIVRTPFNPANLECRYADSEPMIAVMNRELDFSAGQTMVDLGELKDKPLIIYRRFEQLITDACLEHGFEPQLFCMNDDARTTLLWANAGLGIGIVPKSAFGLVSSGNLLYKEINSDSLRTRIAAIMMKGKYASTLATKFFESFGQGER, via the coding sequence ATGGACATCAGACAGCTCAAATATTTTCTGACGATTGCGGAGGAAGGCCAGATTACATCGGCGGCGCGGAAGCTGCAAATGGCGCAGCCGCCGCTAAGCCAGCAGTTAAAGCAGTTGGAAGAAGAACTTGGCGTCAAGCTGGTGGAACGGGGACCGCGCAGCATCCAGCTTACGGACGCGGGGGTGATTTTGCGGAACCGGGCGCAGCAAATTCTTGATTTAGCCGATGCAACGACAAGGGAAATCGGCGATTATGTCAAGGGACTTACGGGGACGCTGTCCATCGGGACCGTCTCCTCCTCGGGCGCTGCCCTGCTGCAGGATCGGCTGTGCGAATTCCACCGGACCTATGAAGGAGTCAAATTTGAAATTCATGAGGGCAACACGTTCAAGATCATCGACCTGCTGGGCAAGGGAATCGTGGAGCTCGGCATTGTGCGCACGCCGTTCAATCCGGCCAACCTCGAATGCCGATATGCCGATTCCGAACCGATGATCGCCGTGATGAACCGGGAGCTTGATTTTAGCGCCGGCCAAACTATGGTTGACCTTGGCGAACTGAAAGACAAGCCCCTCATCATCTACCGGCGGTTCGAGCAGTTGATTACCGACGCCTGCCTGGAGCATGGCTTCGAGCCGCAGCTGTTCTGCATGAACGACGACGCCCGGACCACGCTGCTGTGGGCAAACGCGGGGCTGGGCATCGGCATTGTTCCGAAATCCGCTTTCGGGCTTGTAAGCAGCGGCAACCTGCTTTATAAAGAAATCAATAGCGACTCATTGCGCACGCGCATTGCCGCCATTATGATGAAGGGAAAATATGCGTCTACCCTCGCAACCAAGTTTTTCGAGAGCTTTGGTCAAGGGGAACGCTGA